The proteins below are encoded in one region of Scomber japonicus isolate fScoJap1 chromosome 24, fScoJap1.pri, whole genome shotgun sequence:
- the LOC128354150 gene encoding semaphorin-5B-like, whose translation MVTSGWGARALSPCGLVLVIYSSLCLSQQSHIKPADCNRKEHPVVSYQALRPWMSEFSQPGVKDFSQLALDLSRNQLVVGARNFLFRLSLSNASLIQATEWAPDEDTRRSCQSKGKSEEECQNYVRVLLMSGRMLFTCGTNAFTPVCITRQIGNLSHVLDTVNGAARCPYDPRHNSTAMVTEKGELYAATVIDFSGRDPVIYRSLGNMPPLRTAQYNSKWLNEPHFVSVYEIGRFAYFFLRETAVENDCGKMVFSRVARVCKNDMGGRFLLEDTWTTFMKARLNCSRSGEIPFYYNELQSTFYLPEQDLIYGIFTTNVNSISASAVCAFNLSSITQAFNGPFRYQENPRTAWMSTPNPIPNFQCGTLEEGGPGGNLTERSLQDAQRLFLMNDVVQPLTVNPLLTQDNLRLSKLVVDIVQGKDTLYHVMYIGTEYGTILKTLSTTNKSLQGCYLEELRILPEGKLGPIKSLQILHSDRSLFVGLEDRLLKIPLERCSSYPTERHCMEARDPYCGWDHKQKRCTTIEESSNMNQWTQNITQCPVRNLTQDGGFGPWATWQPCNHDDGEGSVSSCMCRSRSCDGPVARCGGVDCKGPTIQVANCSRNGGWTPWSSWGQCSSSCGIGFEVRQRTCNNPSPRHGGRICVGQGREERLCNEKKPCPLPVLWTAWGPWAHCSAECGGGVHSRTRICQNGNSCPGCATEYKACNLEACPEVRRNTPWTPWMPVNVSQDGARQEQRFRYTCRALLPDPQKLQMGKKKLETRFCPNDGSGTCQTDTLVEDLVKTSGRTPSQPQGARWGSWETWSSCSQQCSRGFRTRKRSCSTAEGRTNPSACIGSPVEYQDCNPQPCPVSGAWSCWASWSQCSASCGGGHYQRTRTCSNPPPTNGGDICIGLHTEEALCNTHACEGWGEWTDWGDCDEGGLQHRTRRCSEDQEAEASLCQGNITQSRPCQPHEVPVILPGQEDQNCGTFTLFQLIAVGAASFFAAALLSALVYSNCHHLNRPSAESAVIHPSTPNHLTYNKQGNSTPKNEKYIPMEFKTLNKNNLHVNDETCNHFPSPLASSNMFTTTYYPPSLSKYDFHPDSPCRTYMHS comes from the exons ATGGTTACATCAGGGTGGGGGGCGCGGGCCCTCTCCCCTTGTGGCCTTGTGCTGGTCATCTATTCATCTCTGTGTTTGTCCCAGCAGTCTCACATCAAACCTGCAGACTGCAACAGAAAAGAACATCCTGTCGTCTCGTATCAAG CGTTGAGGCCATGGATGTCAGAGTTCTCCCAACCAGGAGTGAAGGATTTTTCCCAGCTGGCTCTGGATCTGAGTAGAAACCAACTTGTTGTAGGAGCAAG AAACTTTCTCTTCAGACTGAGTTTGAGCAACGCCTCCCTTATACAG gcAACAGAATGGGCACCGGATGAAGACACCAGGCGTTCTTGCCAGAGCAAGGGGAAGTCAGAG GAGGAATGTCAAAACTATGTCAGGGTTTTGTTAATGAGTGGAAGGATGCTCTTCACGTGCGGGACCAACGCTTTCACACCCGTCTGTATAACTAGGCAG ATTGGTAATTTAAGTCACGTTTTGGACACAGTGAACGGTGCTGCTCGATGTCCCTATGACCCCCGCCACAACTCCACTGCCATGGTAACGGAGAAGGGTGAGTTGTATGCCGCTACAGTGATCGACTTCTCAGGACGTGACCCTGTCATCTACAGGAGCCTGGGGAACATGCCACCACTGCGCACCGCCCAATACAACTCCAAATGGCTCAACG AGCCTCattttgtgtctgtttatgaGATTGGTCGGTTTGCGTACTTCTTCCTGCGGGAAACTGCTGTTGAAAACGATTGTGGGAAGATGGTGTTCTCTCGTGTGGCCCGGGTGTGTAAGAATGATATGGGTGGTCGTTTCCTTTTGGAGGACACATGGACCACCTTCATGAAGGCTCGACTCAACTGCTCCCGTTCAGGAGAAATCCCGTTCTACTACAACGAGCTGCAGAGCACTTTCTATTTACCAGAGCAGGACCTGATCTATGGCATCTTCACCACCAATGT CAACAGCATATCAGCTTCTGCTGTCTGTGCCTTCAACCTGAGCTCCATCACCCAGGCCTTCAATGGACCTTTCCGCTACCAGGAAAACCCCCGCACTGCCTGGATGTCCACCCCAAATCCCATTCCCAATTTCCAG TGTGGCACTCTCGAGGAAGGTGGTCCTGGAGGGAACCTGACAGAGCGCAGCCTCCAGGATGCCCAGCGGCTCTTCCTGATGAATGATGTGGTCCAGCCGCTGACCGTCAACCCCCTGCTCACCCAGGACAACCTCCGCCTCTCTAAATTGGTGGTGGACATCGTGCAGGGCAAAGACACCCTCTACCATGTCATGTACATCGGCACTG AATATGGCACCATCCTGAAGACACTTTCCACAACCAATAAAAGCCTTCAGGGCTGCTACCTGGAAGAGCTCAGGATCCTCCCTGAAGGGAAACTTGGGCCAATCAAGAGCCTACAAATCCTCCACAGTGACAGGTCTTTGTTTGTGGGGCTTGAAGACCGACTGCTGAAGATCCCATTGGAGCGCTGCTCCAGCTACCCAACTGAACG TCACTGCATGGAAGCTCGGGACCCTTATTGTGGCTGGGATCACAAACAGAAGCGCTGCACAACCATTGAGGAAAGCTCCAACATGAACCAGTGGACCCAAAACATCACACAGTGccca GTGAGGAACCTGACTCAGGATGGTGGTTTTGGCCCTTGGGCAACATGGCAACCGTGCAACCACGATGACGGCGAGGGCTCCGTCAGCAGCTGTATGTGTCGGTCCCGCTCGTGTGACGGACCTGTGGCCCGGTGCGGCGGGGTTGATTGTAAAGGCCCAACCATCCAAGTGGCAAACTGTTCCAG GAATGGTGGCTGGACTCCCTGGTCATCATGGGGTCAGTGCAGCAGTAGCTGTGGTATCGGATTCGAAGTGAGGCAACGGACTTGCAACAACCCTTCACCTCGCCACGGCGGCCGAATCTGTGTAGGCCAGGGTCGAGAGGAGAG GCTGTGCAATGAGAAAAAGCCATGTCCACTTCCAGTGTTATGGACAGCGTGGGGACCCTGGGCTCACTGCAGTGCTGAGTGTGGAGGAGGGGTCCACTCCAGAACCAGAATCTGTCAGAATGGAAACAGCTGTCCTGGATGTGCCACA GAGTATAAAGCCTGTAACCTGGAGGCCTGCCCTGAGGTGCGCCGCAACACCCCCTGGACACCCTGGATGCCAGTCAATGTTAGTCAAGATGGGGCACGGCAAGAGCAGAGATTTAGGTACACCTGTCGGGCACTACTACCCGACCCCCAGAAACTCCAGATGGGCAAAAAGAAGCTGGAGACCCGTTTCTGCCCTAATGATGGGTCTGGAACCTGTCAGACTGACA ctCTGGTTGAAGACTTGGTAAAGACAAGTGGCCGAACTCCTTCCCAGCCCCAAGGTGCCCGCTGGGGATCCTGGGAAACATGGTCCAGCTGTTCCCAGCAGTGTTCCAGAGGCTTCCGAACCCGGAAACGTAGCTGCTCCACAGCAGAGGGGAGGACCAACCCAAGTGCCTGCATAGGATCCCCAGTGGAGTATCAGGACTGTAACCCTCAACCGTGCCCAG tAAGTGGGGCCTGGTCTTGTTGGGCATCCTGGTCCCAGTGCTCAGCCAGCTGTGGGGGTGGGCATTACCAGCGGACTCGGACTTGCAGCAACCCTCCCCCTACCAATGGAGGTGACATCTGTATAGGCCTGCACACAGAAGAGGCCCTCTGTAATACACATGCCTGTGAAG GTTGGGGGGAGTGGACAGATTGGGGGGATTGTGATGAGGGGGGTCTGCAGCATCGTACTCGTCGCTGTAGTGAGGACCAGGAGGCTGAGGCCAGTCTCTGCCAGGGCAACATCACCCAGTCCAGGCCATGTCAGCCTCATGAGGTGCCAG tCATTTTACCCGGTCAGGAGGACCAGAACTGTGGAA CCTTTACCTTGTTCCAGTTGATAGCTGTGGGTGCAGCCAGTTTCTTTGCAGCAGCCCTGCTGTCAGCACTGGTCTACTCCAACTGCCACCACCTGAACCGACCGTCAGCAGAGTCCGCAGTCATCCACCCCAGCACACCCAACCACCTCACCTACAACAAGCAGGGCAACAGCACGCCAAAGAATGAGAAGTACATCCCCATGGAGTTTAAG ACACTAAACAAGAACAATCTCCATGTGAATGATGAGACGTGCAACCACTTCCCGTCCCCACTGGCCTCCAGCAACATGTTCACCACCACCTACTACCCTCCCAGCCTGAGCAAGTACGACTTCCATCCAGATTCCCCCTGCAGGACCTACATGCACAGCTGA